ACACAGACACCCCAAACGGTGCGCTTGCTCGACGCGCCCGTCAACGAGCCGGCAAAGATAACGAATCGATAACGACCCGCAGCGTTCCGTGATAGTTCCGTCACATCTGGCAACTACTCCGCAGAACATCTCGCCGCGATCCGGTGGAGATGAAGGACGTTCTGTTTGGAGGGATTGTGCGAAGAAATGCTCTCTGGTTGACCTGCGCGGTTGCGGCGGCCATGGTGCTGCCGGCGACCCCGGCCGCCGCGATCGACCAGGTCAACACCCAGAAACTGCGCCAGGCCGTGACGGTCAGCGGGATCCTCGGCCATGAGCGGGTGTTCCAGCGCATCGCGAACCAGAACGACGGCACGCGGGCCTCCGGTACCTCCGGTTACAAGGCCTCCGTCGACTACGTCCGGCGCACCCTGGCTCAGGCCGGGTACGACGTTCGGCTGCAGAAGTTCGACTTCAACTTCTTCCAGGAGTTGGCCCCCGCGCAGCTGAGCGAGCTCTCGCCGACCCCCACCGACTACCAGACCGAGACCTTCGAGTACTCCGGCAACGGGGACGTCTCCGGTGCGCTGGTCGCCACCACCGACATCCAGGTCCCGCCCGGGGCCGAGCCGAGTTCGTCCACCAGTGGCTGCGAACCCGGCGATTTCCCGGCGGCCGGGTCCGAGCCGGCCGTGGCCCTGATCCAGCGCGGGACCTGCACGTTCGAGCAGAAGGCGGCGAACGCGGCGGCGGCCGGGTACGACGCGGCGATCATCTTCAACGAGGGTCAGCCCGGCCGGACCGACCTGCCCGGCGGCACGCTCGGCAACCCGCAGAGCATCCCGGTCGTCGGCCTGAGCTACGCCGACGGTGCCGCGTTGTACGAGCAGCTCGCGGCGGGCGCGGTGACCGTCCGGGTGGCCACCTCGACGGCCAGTGAGGTGCGGCCGACCTGGAACGTCATCGCCGATTCCCGTGGCGGCGACCCGAACAAGGTGGTGGTCGTCGGGGCGCACCTGGACTCGGTGCTGGAGGGCCCGGGCATCAACGACAACGGCAGCGGCTCGGCGACGATCCTGGAGACGGCGGTCCAGATCAACAAGCTGGGCCTCAAGCCCCAGCAGAAGCTCCGGTTCGCGTTCTGGGGGGCCGAGGAGGCCGGTCTGCTGGGCTCCACCCACTACGTCGACAGCCTGTCCGACCAGCAGCTGTCCACCATCATGGCCAACCTGAACTTCGACATGCTCGGTTCGCCGAACTACGTCCGGTTCGTCTACGACGGTGACGGCTCGTCCGGCACGGCCGGACCGCAGCCGGGCTCGGGGCAGATCGAGCAGATCTTCACCAATTACTTCGCCGGGCAGGGGCTGGCCAGCGCGCCGACCGACTTCGACGGCCGGTCCGACTACGGGCCGTTCATCGAGGCCGGCATCCCGGCCGGTGGTCTGTTCAGTGGGGCCGAGGGCATCAAGACGGCGCAGGAGGCCGCCATCTACGGCGGCACGGCCGGCGAGCCCTACGACGCCTGCTACCACCAGGCCTGCGATTCGATCCAGGCGCCGAACAACAACCTCAGTGACCAGGCCCTGGCCGAGCTGGGCGATGCCGCCGCGCACGCCATCTGGACCCTAGGCAAGACCAGCACCGGGTTCTACGCCGACGGCAGCCGGATGGCGGCCAGCCAGGCGGTGTCCCTGGACCAGTTCGACTACCGCGGCGGTCAACTGGTCAGGTGACCTGATCGTCGCACTGTGAAACGACCCGGGCCGGCTACTGCGCCGACCGGGTCGTTTCGCTGTGCGGACGGTATGGATTTGGTCACCGCAGTGTGGTGTCGGGCGGTGGGAGCGACGGCGCCGGTTAGCCTGGTAGCTGGAGATCGGCCGCCGCATCGGCGTCCGACACGGCCGCGGAGTTCACGCGTACCCGACCTGCCACCCGGAATCATTCGAACTGGTGAATGAATGCCGTTGCGGCTCAGGACGTCTGATTCTCGGCGAAACCGAGCACCGGCTGATGTCGCTTCACGACCCGCGGAGGACCCTATGACCACTCACCGACTGCCGGCCGCTCGGCGGATCGCGTTGACGCTCGGCCTGGGTGGACTGCTGGTCGCCGTGGCGGCGTGTTCGGGCAGTACGTCGGCCGCCACCCTCACCCAGGTCGCCGGATCCACCGTGGCCGGGCCCAGCTCGGCGGGCGGCGCCGCGACCAGCGGCTCGTCGAGCGCGACGACCTCCTCCAGCGCGGCCCCAGCCCCGGTCGCGACGGTGACCGCCTCGCCCGCGTTCGGCGGCGACACCATCTCGCCGACGGCGCCGGTCACCATCACCGTGGCCAAGGGGACCATCAGCAACCTGACGATGACCAACCCGCAGGGCGCCACGGTCGACGGCACCCTGTCGGCCGACCACGCGAGCTGGACGCTGGCCGAGCCGCTGGGCTACGGCAAGGAGTACCAGGTCACCGGCACCGCGGTCGGCACCGACGGCAAGTCCGTGGCGATCGAGGGCAGCTACACCACGGTGACGCCCGTCGACCAGATCACCACCTCGATCTCCCCGGGTGACGGCGCCGTGGTCGGGGTCGCCGCGCCGGTCATCGTGCGCCTGGGCTACGCCCCGGAGGACAAGGCGCTGATCGAGCAGCACGTCAAGATCACCACCACCCCGGCGGTCGAGGGCGCCTGGGCCTGGATCCAGCACGACGGCGAGAAGTACCCCTCGTTGGACTGGCGGCCCAAGGAGTACTGGCCCTCCGGCACCGTGGTGCACGTCGAGTCCGACATCTACGGCTTGCCCTTCGGTGACGGCTACTACGGCGGCGACAACGTCACCAGCGACTTCACCATCGGCCGCAACCAGGTGGTCAAGGCCGACGCCAACGCCTACAACATCGTCGTCCAGCAGGACGGGGTGACGGTGGCGACCTACGACGCGTCCTACGGCAGCGGCGACGTGATCGGTGACCCGAACCGGGTCACCCGCTCCGGGGTGCACGTGGTGATGGACAAGCAGGAGACCACCAAGATGAGCAACCCGGCCTACGGCTACACCAACATCACCGAGCACTGGGCCGTGCGGATCAGCGACAACGGCGAGTTCATCCACCAGAACCAGGGCACCGTCGGCGACCAGGGCGTGGACAACGTCAGCCACGGCTGCATCAACCTGTCCGCGGCCAGCGCCGAGGCGTACTTCAACACGGCGATCTACGGCGACCCGGTCGAGGTCACCGGCACCAGCGTGCCGCTGTCCAAGGCCGACGGCGACATCTACGACTGGGCTTACAGCTGGGACGAGTGGAAGGCCCTGTCGGCCGCGTGACCGGCCGGGTCGGAGTCGGCCGTCACGAACGGTAGACTCTCACCCGCCGCCGCTGTAGCTCAGTCGGCAGAGCGTCTCACTCGTAATGAGAAGGTCTGGGGTTCGATTCCCCACAGCGGCTCCATCAGGCGGCTCGGCCGTCTGTCATCACCGCGCCACCCCGCTCAGCAAGGCGGCGCCGGCGGGCAGTCCGAGGTGATGCCCCGGTCGGCCATGGCCTGCAGGATCGTCGTGCAGATGTCCTGGAAGTTGGCCAGCTGGGCCGGGGTCAACGGATCGAACATGGTCGTCTTGACCACCCGTGCGTGTCCCGGCGCGAGTTCGAGCAGCCGTTCGTAGCCGGCCTGGGTCAGCTCGGCGACCTGGCCCCGTTTGTCGCCCGGCGCGGGCATGCGCCGCACCCATCCGGACTCCTCGAGCCGCGAGACCGCGTGCGAGACCCGGGACTGGGACGAGCGGACCGCTTCGGCCAGCTGATTCATCCGCAGCGATCGGTCCGGCGACTCGGACAGCATGGCCAGGATCAGGTAGTAGGCGTGGGGCATCCCGCCGGTCTGCTGCATGTCGCGTTCGATCGACTCGTTCAGCTGACCCGACATGCGCAAAAACGCGCGCCACACCCGCTGTTGCTCGTCGGTGAGCCAGGGATCGTCGGACATCCGCCGATTATCTCCCCGTCCGGCGGATCGGCTGGTCACCAACAGATACTTGAGCGCTCAACTAAATCGCGCTACGATAAGGGGCAACACGATGCTTCCCCCCGAATCGAGTCGAGATGACCACCACCGAACGCCCGGCCACTGACCGGATGCCCGTGCTCTACCTGTCCCACGGCGCCCCGCCTCTGGCCGACGACGCGGTCTGGACCGAGCAGCTGGCCGCGTGGAGCCGCGACATCCCGCGGCCGACGTCGATCCTGGTCGTCTCGGCGCACTGGGAGTCCGCCCCGCTGGCCGTCGGGGCCACCGAGACGGTGCCGCTGACCTACGACTTCTGGGGATTCCCGGAGCGCTACTACCAGGTGACCTACGAGGCGCCGGGTGCACCCGAGCTGGCCAAGGACGTCGCCGGCCTGCTCACCCGGCCGGGCCAGCCGGTGCACCAGGACCCGAACCGCGGCCTGGACCACGGCGCGTACGTGCCGCTGGTGGAGATGTACCCCGACGCCGACATCCCGGTGCTGCAGGTCTCGATGCCCACCCTGGATCCGCGGGGCCTGTTCGAGGTCGGCCGCCAGCTGGCGCCGTTGCGCGACGACGGCGTGCTGATCATCGGCTCCGGCTTCACCACCCACAACCTGTCCCTGGCCGATTTCGGGGACACCACCGGCGCCGGCCCGGCCTGGGGCCAGGAGTTCGACGCCTGGGCCAAGGAGGCGGTCGAGTCCGGCGACATCGACGCCATCCTGGACTTCGAGCACCGCGCGCCGGCCGCGCGTATCGCCCACCCGCGCACCGAACACTGGGCCCCGCTGTACGTCTCGCTCGGCGCGACCGCCGACGAATCGCAGGACGCGACGAGCACTGTCGACGGCTTCTGGTACGGCCTGTCCAAGCGGTCCTTCCAGCTGAGCTGACCCCGGCCGGAGGGTGGCGGCGGCAGGCCGCACACTGGTGCCGTGTCCCCTGACGCGCTGACGCCGGCCGAGTTCGCCGCCCTGCACCGCGCTGCCGAGCTCGCCGAGTACGGCGCCGCGACCGCCCTGCCCAACCCGGTGGTCGGCTGCGTGCTGCTGGCCCCCGGCGGGTGGACGGTCGGCGAGGGCTACCACCGGCGGCCGGGCGGCCCGCATGCCGAGGTGGCCGCGCTGACGGCCGCCGGCCCGTTGGCCCGGGGCGGCACCGCCGTGGTCAGCCTGGAGCCGTGCAACCACACCGGGCGCACCGGCCCGTGCTCGCAGGCGCTGATCGCCGCGGGCGTGAGCCGGGTGATCGTCGCCGTCCGCGACCCCTGGCCGCCCGCGGCCGGCGGGGTCGACCACCTGCGGCAAGCCGGCGTCCAGGTCGTCGATCTGCCGTCCCTGGCCGGCCAGGATCCGGCCGCGGCCGCCGCCGTCGAGCACGCCCAGGACGTCAATCGGGTCTGGCTGGCCGCCATGCGGCACGGCCGCCCGTTCGTCACCTGGAAGGTCGGCATGACCATCGACGGCCGGGTGGCCGCCGCCGACGCCACCAGCCGCTGGATCACCTCACCGCAGTCCCGCGCCGACGTGCACGCGCTGCGGGCCCGGGTCGACACGATCATGGTCGGGGTCGGCACCGTGCTGGACGACGATCCCGCCTTGACCGTGCGCGACGA
This genomic window from Nakamurella multipartita DSM 44233 contains:
- a CDS encoding dioxygenase family protein, with translation MTTTERPATDRMPVLYLSHGAPPLADDAVWTEQLAAWSRDIPRPTSILVVSAHWESAPLAVGATETVPLTYDFWGFPERYYQVTYEAPGAPELAKDVAGLLTRPGQPVHQDPNRGLDHGAYVPLVEMYPDADIPVLQVSMPTLDPRGLFEVGRQLAPLRDDGVLIIGSGFTTHNLSLADFGDTTGAGPAWGQEFDAWAKEAVESGDIDAILDFEHRAPAARIAHPRTEHWAPLYVSLGATADESQDATSTVDGFWYGLSKRSFQLS
- a CDS encoding M20/M25/M40 family metallo-hydrolase, giving the protein MTCAVAAAMVLPATPAAAIDQVNTQKLRQAVTVSGILGHERVFQRIANQNDGTRASGTSGYKASVDYVRRTLAQAGYDVRLQKFDFNFFQELAPAQLSELSPTPTDYQTETFEYSGNGDVSGALVATTDIQVPPGAEPSSSTSGCEPGDFPAAGSEPAVALIQRGTCTFEQKAANAAAAGYDAAIIFNEGQPGRTDLPGGTLGNPQSIPVVGLSYADGAALYEQLAAGAVTVRVATSTASEVRPTWNVIADSRGGDPNKVVVVGAHLDSVLEGPGINDNGSGSATILETAVQINKLGLKPQQKLRFAFWGAEEAGLLGSTHYVDSLSDQQLSTIMANLNFDMLGSPNYVRFVYDGDGSSGTAGPQPGSGQIEQIFTNYFAGQGLASAPTDFDGRSDYGPFIEAGIPAGGLFSGAEGIKTAQEAAIYGGTAGEPYDACYHQACDSIQAPNNNLSDQALAELGDAAAHAIWTLGKTSTGFYADGSRMAASQAVSLDQFDYRGGQLVR
- the ribD gene encoding bifunctional diaminohydroxyphosphoribosylaminopyrimidine deaminase/5-amino-6-(5-phosphoribosylamino)uracil reductase RibD, with product MSPDALTPAEFAALHRAAELAEYGAATALPNPVVGCVLLAPGGWTVGEGYHRRPGGPHAEVAALTAAGPLARGGTAVVSLEPCNHTGRTGPCSQALIAAGVSRVIVAVRDPWPPAAGGVDHLRQAGVQVVDLPSLAGQDPAAAAAVEHAQDVNRVWLAAMRHGRPFVTWKVGMTIDGRVAAADATSRWITSPQSRADVHALRARVDTIMVGVGTVLDDDPALTVRDDQGEPVGRQPLRVVIDSSGRTPAQARVLDDAAPTWLATAESAGTGADGRVDLAAVLAELWRRGRRHVLLEGGPHLAASFLDAGLVDEVVAYVAPTLLGAGPSALSGGAVGTLSDAHAAELVDLTRFGPDVRLRYRIGARA
- a CDS encoding MarR family winged helix-turn-helix transcriptional regulator, with the protein product MSDDPWLTDEQQRVWRAFLRMSGQLNESIERDMQQTGGMPHAYYLILAMLSESPDRSLRMNQLAEAVRSSQSRVSHAVSRLEESGWVRRMPAPGDKRGQVAELTQAGYERLLELAPGHARVVKTTMFDPLTPAQLANFQDICTTILQAMADRGITSDCPPAPPC
- a CDS encoding L,D-transpeptidase → MTTHRLPAARRIALTLGLGGLLVAVAACSGSTSAATLTQVAGSTVAGPSSAGGAATSGSSSATTSSSAAPAPVATVTASPAFGGDTISPTAPVTITVAKGTISNLTMTNPQGATVDGTLSADHASWTLAEPLGYGKEYQVTGTAVGTDGKSVAIEGSYTTVTPVDQITTSISPGDGAVVGVAAPVIVRLGYAPEDKALIEQHVKITTTPAVEGAWAWIQHDGEKYPSLDWRPKEYWPSGTVVHVESDIYGLPFGDGYYGGDNVTSDFTIGRNQVVKADANAYNIVVQQDGVTVATYDASYGSGDVIGDPNRVTRSGVHVVMDKQETTKMSNPAYGYTNITEHWAVRISDNGEFIHQNQGTVGDQGVDNVSHGCINLSAASAEAYFNTAIYGDPVEVTGTSVPLSKADGDIYDWAYSWDEWKALSAA